Sequence from the Bryobacteraceae bacterium genome:
TCGCGGCCGATTTCGCCAACTACACCAACTTCGGATCCGTGAAGAACGACGCCGCCGAGTACGACGTGAAGGTCGATCACAACTTCACCGACTATGACAAGTTCTTTGCCCGCTACTCGGGCCGGTGGTCCGATTCCACGCCCGCCACCGCGTTCCCCGGAACCAAGGCCGGCGGGCGCAACCCCGGCCAGTTGGGCTTCGGCGCCACGAAGAACCACAGCCGCCAGGTGGTGACCAACTACGTGAAAGTTTTCAGCCCGCGGATCACCAACGACCTTCACGTCGCCTGGTTCCAGACCTACCCGAAGCGCACCGTCGCCGGCTACGGCGAGGTCTCCACGAACTCACTCGGCATCCTTGGTTTGCCGAATGGCGACGACAAGCTCGGCACGCCGGACTTCCAGTTCACCAACTACGCGCCGCTCGGGTCTTCGGGCGATACGCTGTTCTTCGAGCTGCAGGATAGCAAGTCGCTGGTGAACGTTACCTCCTGGGTGAAGGATCGCCACACGATCAAGTTCGGCGGCGAGGCGCGGCTCATCCGCACCGACAACTTGCAGCCGAACCCGGGCACCACGCGCTGGGACTTTCAGCCGATCTACACCAACCAGACAGGCGTCGCCAACACCGGATGGGACTACGCCAGCTTCCTGCTCGGCATGCCGCGCAACTTCACCTACCGGATCTTCCCGGGATTCTTCAAGTCGCGCTCATCGGTCTTTGCCCTGTTCGTGCAGGACGACATCCGCGTGAATCGCAAGCTCACGCTGAATCTCGGCCTGCGTTGGGACGCGCCGCTCTGGTATCACGAAGCGCAGGACCGCTCCGGCGTTTTCGACCTTGACAAGGGTCAATACCAGCAGTTCGGGCAGAACGGCTTCCGGCGGACGCCATGGAAGAACGACATCAACAACCTCGGTCCGCGATTCGGCTTCGCGTACAATCTACGCGAGAAGACCGTGGTGCGGGGCGGCTATGGCTGGTTCTCCGTGGGAACGATGTCGAGCGGCGCCTTCGGCTTCCTCGCCTCAGACCCGATCTTCGCCGACGCCGACGCCGGCCGCTACAACACGATCGACCAGATCAATCCGCGAACCTCGCTGGACCGCATTCCTTACGAGCCCGTCGACAAGCTGGGCCGCAACGCGCTCTCCGTGAGCATCTACCCGGAAAACAATCCGATGTCGTACTTCAGCCAGTGGAATATGAACGTCGAACAGCAGGTGGGCGGATTCATGTTCGAAGTCGGCTACGCCGGAAGCAAGGGGTCTCACCTTCACTACGGCGCGTATAACCTGAACGCGATTCCGGTGGACCTGGCGCCGGAGGCGCGCGGCCGGCGAATCGCACCTTACGTCCGCTATCCACAATACCCCAACGGCGTCACCGTGCAAACCTGGATCGGCTCGTCGAGCTACCACTCGCTGCAGATCAAGTCAGAACGGCGCATGTCGAACGGCCTCAGCTACCTCGGCGCGTTTACGTTCTCCAAGCTGATCAACACGGGGGAGAACGGCTACCGCGACCCGCTGAACAACCGCGATCTCGATCGCGGCATCGCTCCGGATAGCGCGCCATACCGTTTCACCTTCGCGCCGGTTTACGAACTGCCGTTCGGCCGAGGCCGCCGGTTCAACATCCAAAGCGGCGCGCTGGACGCCGTGGCCGGCGGATGGGAGATTTCCGCCATCGCCACCGTCCAGGCCGGCTTCCCGCTGAACCCCGGAAACAGCGTCGACACCTGCGTGTGCGGCTCCGCTGTCTACCCGAACGTGAGCGGCAACCCGAACCTGGCCAAGGGCCAGCGCACCGAAGGGCGGTGGTTCGACACGAGCGTGTTCTCGCAACCGGCGCAGTGGACCATCGGCAACGCCGGGCGCGGCCTCATCTGGGGTCCGGGCCAACGGAACCTGGACTTCACGCTCAGCAAGTACTTCCAGGTCACCGAACGCCTACGCTTCCAGTTCCGCGCGGAGGCCTACAGCCTCACCAATACGAAGTACTTCTCGAATCCGAACACGCAGAACGGAGCCGGGACATTCGGGCGCGTCACGGGCGTGCAGGGCGGCGCCCGCGTGATGCAGATGTCGCTGAAACTCTACTACTGAGGTCCACGCGCAAAACGGATTCGCTCCGGCTTTAGATGCACGGCGGAGCAGTCATTGCGCTACTGAGTCTTCCCGCCGCGGTGGTACAAGAGGCTCGGCTTCGGCCGGGCCTCTTTCTCTTTGAGGTCACGGA
This genomic interval carries:
- a CDS encoding carboxypeptidase regulatory-like domain-containing protein, with the protein product MKFRTTAALFGCFLLSVPLFGQGNTGSILGTITDTSGAVIPTAKVVVTNTRTGVSLDGVSDAVGNYIFNFLGPGSYKVEAEVTGFKRLAREVNLETGRQLRVDMTLETGAVTETINVAAATPLLETETGTLAATIENRQVISLPTLGRNPQDFRLLVPGVVIRGGNAVTQGGLVRKDPYYIDGAHSSNHVWSGNPVNPNPDVIQEFKVLTNSFSAEFGETSGAVMQSTTKSGTNEIHGTLFEFLQNDKLNAGNFYTHGRPIVRRNQYGGTIGGPIVKNRTFFFGDLQMTTQRGTSAFNNLTVPTAAARAGDFSGLANSRGPITIFDPATTAGANNLRTAFPGNRIPASRISPAAKNVQELYPLPQVAADFANYTNFGSVKNDAAEYDVKVDHNFTDYDKFFARYSGRWSDSTPATAFPGTKAGGRNPGQLGFGATKNHSRQVVTNYVKVFSPRITNDLHVAWFQTYPKRTVAGYGEVSTNSLGILGLPNGDDKLGTPDFQFTNYAPLGSSGDTLFFELQDSKSLVNVTSWVKDRHTIKFGGEARLIRTDNLQPNPGTTRWDFQPIYTNQTGVANTGWDYASFLLGMPRNFTYRIFPGFFKSRSSVFALFVQDDIRVNRKLTLNLGLRWDAPLWYHEAQDRSGVFDLDKGQYQQFGQNGFRRTPWKNDINNLGPRFGFAYNLREKTVVRGGYGWFSVGTMSSGAFGFLASDPIFADADAGRYNTIDQINPRTSLDRIPYEPVDKLGRNALSVSIYPENNPMSYFSQWNMNVEQQVGGFMFEVGYAGSKGSHLHYGAYNLNAIPVDLAPEARGRRIAPYVRYPQYPNGVTVQTWIGSSSYHSLQIKSERRMSNGLSYLGAFTFSKLINTGENGYRDPLNNRDLDRGIAPDSAPYRFTFAPVYELPFGRGRRFNIQSGALDAVAGGWEISAIATVQAGFPLNPGNSVDTCVCGSAVYPNVSGNPNLAKGQRTEGRWFDTSVFSQPAQWTIGNAGRGLIWGPGQRNLDFTLSKYFQVTERLRFQFRAEAYSLTNTKYFSNPNTQNGAGTFGRVTGVQGGARVMQMSLKLYY